From the Chloroflexia bacterium SDU3-3 genome, one window contains:
- the solA gene encoding N-methyl-L-tryptophan oxidase, producing MNNVYDTIVVGLGAMGSAAAYHLAQRGQRVLGLEQFTPTHSNGSSHGRSRIVRQAYFEGAAYVPLLLRAYELWRQLERDSGERLLTLSGGLMIGPPDSATVAGALHSAREHGLAHELLDAAEIQRRYPMMRPSPGTVALYEPNAGVVIPELANLAHQRLAAARGAELHFEEPVLGWQADGEGVRVTTASGSYRAARLVLSPGAWAPRLMADLALPLLVERQVLYWFAPKSGFAAYQPERFPIFIWQLEDGLQFYGFPAEPSEPLGVKAAYFRKGAACEPDAVDRAVHPEEVAHIRATIDRLMPDLGGELVDAKTCLYTTTPDEDFIIAAHPQHPNVILASPCSGHGFKFASVVGEVLADLAADGATAHPIAMFHPGRFV from the coding sequence ATGAACAATGTGTACGACACCATCGTCGTCGGCTTGGGCGCGATGGGTAGCGCCGCCGCCTATCACCTGGCCCAGCGCGGCCAGCGCGTGCTCGGGCTAGAGCAGTTTACCCCCACCCACAGCAACGGCTCCAGCCATGGCCGCTCGCGGATCGTGCGGCAGGCCTACTTCGAGGGCGCGGCCTACGTGCCGCTGCTGCTGCGCGCCTACGAGCTGTGGCGGCAGCTTGAGCGCGACTCGGGCGAGCGACTGCTGACCCTGAGCGGCGGCCTGATGATCGGCCCGCCCGACAGCGCCACCGTGGCCGGGGCCTTGCACAGCGCCCGCGAGCACGGCCTAGCCCACGAGCTGCTGGACGCCGCCGAGATCCAGCGGCGCTACCCCATGATGCGGCCCTCCCCCGGCACCGTGGCGCTCTACGAGCCAAACGCGGGTGTGGTTATCCCCGAGCTGGCCAACCTGGCCCACCAGCGGCTGGCCGCCGCGCGCGGTGCCGAGCTGCACTTCGAGGAGCCGGTGCTGGGCTGGCAGGCCGATGGCGAGGGCGTGCGCGTCACCACGGCCAGCGGCAGCTACCGCGCCGCGCGGCTGGTGCTCTCGCCGGGGGCCTGGGCACCCCGCCTGATGGCCGACCTGGCGCTGCCGCTGCTGGTCGAGCGCCAGGTGCTCTACTGGTTCGCCCCCAAGAGCGGCTTCGCGGCCTACCAGCCGGAGCGCTTCCCGATCTTCATCTGGCAGCTGGAGGATGGCCTGCAGTTCTACGGCTTCCCCGCCGAGCCGAGCGAGCCGCTGGGCGTGAAGGCGGCCTACTTCCGCAAGGGCGCGGCCTGCGAGCCCGATGCGGTGGACCGCGCCGTCCACCCCGAGGAGGTGGCCCACATCCGCGCCACCATCGATCGGCTGATGCCCGACCTGGGCGGCGAGCTGGTGGACGCCAAGACATGCCTCTACACCACCACCCCCGACGAGGATTTCATCATCGCGGCCCACCCGCAGCACCCCAACGTCATCCTGGCCTCGCCCTGCTCGGGGCACGGCTTCAAGTTCGCCAGCGTGGTGGGCGAGGTGCTGGCCGACCTAGCGGCGGATGGTGCGACGGCGCACCCGATCGCCATGTTCCACCCAGGGCGCTTTGTATAG
- a CDS encoding aldo/keto reductase, which yields MQYVNLGKTGLKVSRICLGTMTYGTPEWRPWALDEESSRPLIKRAVELGINFFDTADFYSLGVSEQILGRALKEYARRDQVVVATKVCLPVGDGPNDTGLSRKHIMDSIDASLRRLQTDYVDLYQIHRFDPDTPMEETMEALNDLVRAGKVRYLGASSMYAWQFASLQFTAEKHGWSKFVSMQNHYNLVYREEEREMNPFCRATGVGLIPWSPLARGFLAGGRGQGGETQRAKTDQGIAALYHSESDAAIVGRVSELAQQRGVSNTQVALAWLLHQPGVSAPIVGSTKAHHLDQAVASAALTLAPDELTFLQELYQPHVILGH from the coding sequence ATGCAGTACGTCAATCTGGGGAAAACTGGCCTCAAGGTCTCGCGGATCTGCCTGGGCACCATGACCTACGGGACGCCGGAGTGGCGGCCCTGGGCGCTTGATGAGGAGAGCAGCCGCCCGCTGATCAAGCGCGCGGTGGAGCTGGGCATCAACTTCTTCGACACCGCCGACTTCTACTCGCTGGGCGTCAGCGAGCAGATCCTGGGGCGGGCGCTGAAGGAGTACGCGCGGCGCGACCAGGTGGTGGTGGCCACCAAGGTCTGCCTGCCCGTGGGCGACGGCCCGAACGACACCGGCCTCTCGCGCAAGCACATCATGGACTCGATCGACGCCTCGCTGCGGCGGCTGCAGACCGACTATGTGGATCTCTACCAGATCCACCGCTTCGACCCCGACACGCCCATGGAGGAGACCATGGAGGCGCTGAACGACCTGGTGCGGGCGGGCAAGGTGCGCTACCTCGGCGCGTCGAGCATGTACGCATGGCAGTTCGCCTCGCTGCAGTTCACCGCCGAGAAGCACGGCTGGAGCAAGTTTGTGAGCATGCAGAACCACTACAACCTGGTCTACCGCGAGGAGGAGCGCGAGATGAACCCGTTCTGCCGCGCCACCGGTGTGGGCCTCATCCCGTGGAGCCCGCTGGCGCGCGGGTTTCTGGCCGGAGGGCGCGGCCAGGGCGGCGAGACCCAGCGCGCCAAGACCGACCAGGGCATCGCCGCGCTCTACCACAGCGAGAGCGACGCCGCCATCGTCGGGCGCGTCAGCGAGCTGGCCCAGCAGCGCGGCGTGAGCAACACCCAGGTCGCGCTGGCCTGGCTGCTGCACCAGCCCGGGGTCAGCGCGCCGATCGTCGGCTCGACCAAGGCGCACCACCTCGATCAGGCAGTCGCGTCCGCCGCGCTCACCCTTGCCCCCGACGAGCTGACCTTCCTTCAGGAGCTGTACCAGCCCCACGTCATCCTGGGCCACTAG
- a CDS encoding HAD family hydrolase codes for MAQFESVILDVDGTLVDSNDAHARAWVEAFGELGIDADMAQVRSLIGKGSDHLIPEVCGAGKDSPEGRRVSERRGQIFRERYLPQLRAFPAARALAEALRGRGLRLAVASSAQADELGALLKIAGVDDLIERETSSDDAERSKPDPDIVQAALERLGSAPERTLMLGDTPYDVEAAARAGVASIALRCGGWGDNQLRGAAAVYQDPADLLARLDSSPLGEQ; via the coding sequence ATGGCCCAATTTGAGAGCGTGATCCTAGATGTGGATGGGACGCTGGTGGACAGCAACGACGCCCACGCCCGCGCCTGGGTGGAGGCCTTCGGCGAGCTTGGCATCGACGCCGATATGGCCCAGGTGCGCAGCCTGATCGGCAAGGGCAGCGATCACCTCATCCCCGAGGTATGCGGGGCCGGGAAGGACTCACCCGAGGGCAGGCGCGTCAGCGAGCGGCGCGGCCAGATCTTCCGCGAGCGCTACCTGCCGCAGCTGCGGGCCTTCCCCGCCGCCCGCGCGCTGGCCGAGGCGCTGCGGGGGCGTGGGCTGCGTCTGGCGGTGGCCAGCTCGGCCCAGGCCGATGAGCTGGGCGCGCTGCTGAAGATCGCAGGGGTCGACGACCTGATCGAGCGCGAAACATCTTCGGATGATGCCGAGCGCTCGAAGCCCGACCCGGACATCGTGCAGGCGGCGCTGGAAAGGCTGGGCAGTGCACCCGAGCGCACACTGATGCTGGGCGACACACCCTACGACGTGGAGGCCGCCGCGCGGGCGGGCGTGGCCAGCATCGCGCTGCGCTGCGGCGGCTGGGGCGACAACCAGCTGCGCGGGGCTGCGGCGGTGTACCAAGACCCGGCGGACCTGCTGGCCCGGCTCGACAGCTCGCCGCTGGGCGAGCAGTAA